The Lycium ferocissimum isolate CSIRO_LF1 unplaced genomic scaffold, AGI_CSIRO_Lferr_CH_V1 ctg60, whole genome shotgun sequence DNA window TTAgtcctttatatttttgaaccccttaGTAATTCTAATTCCGCCACTAATTatgatacaaaaatataaatgtatgtccgcgaaaaagttatttgttatggggacaaaacttaaagaccggCATAAAATAGGGGCTTAAGTGCCAATGAACTCTCCATctttcatacattttttttgcgcggattacccttcttttggggtggtctttaaattttgtccctcatatttgtactctttaaattttgcctcatatttgtggtctttaagttttgcccttcgcttgaaaAGGTGAGCAaatacctgaggttctgggttcgaacccccgcttaggcataaaataaaaaaataatttcacaatGTAAGGCTGGGGGgtgtgtatgccggatccggcatataccccttaaggaaaaactaaagttacgtcggatccggcataattaaaagtctgcccaataaggcagaacttttagttaaggcataaccaaaagtatgccccataacaTGTAACTTttttaaggcaaactttttagTTCCGTAAGAAAAGCTCTTATGAGacacacttttagttatgtcttatgggcaCACTTtaagttaaggcataactaaaagtatgcccataaggtggaacttttccttaaggcaaaactaaaagtttgccttgaaaagtaaaataaaatcaaatatatGCGTTAAGGCAAAATCTgtcccctccggcagacttttagttaatcataactaaaagtctgccggagggggcagagcGAAATTCAactctgccttgtgaattttttaaatttttttaactaAGCGGGACTTCGAATCCGGGACCCATGAATTTTAGgagaagggcaaaacttaaagaccagcaatttgaggggcaaaatttaaagaccacccccaaagaATTGCCCTCTTTCATAATCGGCTATATCTGGTCTGGAAGGAGCTATAGGGTTCTAGGCCCTTGACTAGTTACCCTAGTATAACCTGTAATTTTTGTGGGTCGTCTTTTTTGGTATAATTATTTAGTAAAcgacttatttttatttttattgtaacTTGTGAAACTTTTTAGAGCACAGTCTAAATATTTCTATCAAGCAAACTGAAAATTTTATAAGAAAACGCTAGATCACAATCTAAATTTTTATAACTTATTCTATCTGTAAGGTTGAGTAATATATGAACAACCATCAGACCCAACTCTGACATTGTCGAGAAGAGTAATCTTCCAAGGTATTTgcacaacttttgaaaataggtataaaattcaaataatagCCTAAAAATGGACATTTGCGTATATTGTTCTCATATCAATACTTTCTTTATAGTCCTCATATCAATACTTTCTTCTTTATACGCTATGTACTCTCTGGGTAGTTTCAATTGAAATCTTTATTACACTACAAACTCTCTGgaaaatttaaattgttttcGGGTGAGACTTGAACTGACATCTTTACTCCCTCCTTTCCAATTTGACTTATTTAAGCTGTCAAAAAGCTTtttatttgattatgattttctccgactcttttcatatattgtgaattattaTGCAAACTAACCCTAGTATACATTGGGACGGGGGAGTATTATATAATGGGGTAGTTGGTGGAGTAATATATAATGAGGTAGTTGGGAAAGCATTTCCAAAATAGGAAAGAGAAATTAGTAAGAGAGAGGGAGATAAGTGAGTGAAGTAAAACGACACATGGAGTAATTATCCGGCTTAGAGCATGTAAGGAGTGGTTTCCTCTCTTTCCCTTTGTCTTTCTGTCCTCAGAgttcttcttcttaatttgGCCATTTTAATGGTAAAGTTCAGGGCACTTataccatttttcttttcattttcgtTTAATAGAACGAGAGGTCGTAGAGGGTCAacctaaaacaataaaaatggcGCTTAAAGAAACAATTTTAAGAGAAAACTAGCAAGAACAGAAACTCCTTGAAATTAAGAACAATAGGTGAATGAATAATGACATACTAATAAAACATTCAAAATGACAGATGCACGCTTCACACTTATGTTTGTGGCAGTTTCAGAATTCAATCGAGCTATTCTAGCACAACAATCTCAAACAAAAAGGATCCTAGATCCAAACTGAACCATATAATGTCAATCCAAAAAAAGCGAAGCTTGTAACCAGTAGTGACCCAAAACCACGCGCTACCACCGGAGCAGCAGACTCTTTGGAGGAATGCTCGGCGGCAACGGCTGACATTGGAGGAGACGGAAGAGGATGAACAACCACCGAGACCTTCATACCGTTCATGCAACCACCGGTGCCACAAATGAAGTAATACCTCTGTGTCTTGTTCAGCATAATGAAGTCCTTTCCACCAGTCCAATTCCCAAATGCACCTTCTATTGTGCAGTTATCATATCCAGTCTGATTCACTAAGAACACATTGTACTGCGTCTTCTGGTACCTAAATgctgagatatatatatatatagagagagagagagaaaatttaGAAATACTAACAAAGAGCGAAACATTTACATACTTGTTGTTTGTAGTGTAGTATACGTACAGATATAGTCACCAGCGTAGAAGGTTTGGTTGTTGGCCCAGAGGGTGTAGTTGATCCCTGGGTTCCAGCCTTTGTTAGCTCCGACGATGTGGTCGGTGGCGTTGACGGCGGTGGCAGCGGCGGCGAGGAGGAAGAAGAGAACAAAGAGAGCCATGTTGAGAGAGATGTTGATAGGCCAAAGTGACAGAGGCTCTGAGCTGGACGTGAATGGTTGAAGAAGCAAAGCCAGCTGAGCTAGGCCTACTTTATGACTGTACTTGGCCCAGCCGCTACTATATATGGATTCAAAGCAAACTAAATGACCGTTATCTATTTTATCTCCTCATCTGCTATCTTTATGGGAATAAATAAAAATCGTTCAACTTGTTCTGTaatttgttatgtatatatttgattttctttccaaaagtagtgttattatattattttgttcaACTCTTTTTAGACTCTGGACTCTGGAGCCAAAACATTTGAAATCATGTATAGTAGAATTTAGTAAAAATTTAATGCCATTTGAATAATGCACGCGGTAGGGACAACATCACATTCAATGAGTATGTTCAGTATAGCCACGCTTCAATCACGTTGCAAATTGCAGGGAGGGAATTATTATTCAACTCAACTTTGCAATTTTCTTGATGGTAATAAAGTAGAACTACTATATTAGGCAAAT harbors:
- the LOC132045116 gene encoding early nodulin-like protein 19, translating into MALFVLFFLLAAAATAVNATDHIVGANKGWNPGINYTLWANNQTFYAGDYISFRYQKTQYNVFLVNQTGYDNCTIEGAFGNWTGGKDFIMLNKTQRYYFICGTGGCMNGMKVSVVVHPLPSPPMSAVAAEHSSKESAAPVVARGFGSLLVTSFAFFGLTLYGSVWI